The sequence TCCAGGCCGCCCTCGTGGAGCAGCGTGGCCACCAGCGAGGTGGTGGTGGTCTTACCGTGGGTGCCCGCCACCGCCACCCCGCGCTTGAAGCGCATTAGCTCGGCCAGCATCTCCGCGCGCGGGATCACCGGGATGGCGGCGTCCAGGGCGGCGGCCACCTCGGGGTTGGTGCGCTTCACCGCCGAGGAGGTGACCACCACGTCCACCCCCGCCACGTTCTCCGGGTCGTGGCCGATATGCACCCTGGCGCCCAGCTCCCGCAGGTGGGCCACCGTGGCCGACTCCTTGAGGTCCGAGCCGCTTACCGGGAAGCCCAGAGCCAGCAGCACCTCGGCGATGCCGCTCATCCCCGCGCCCCCGATCCCCACGAAATGGATCCGGTGGTGGCGCTCCGGCCCGGCCGGCCGCTCCGCCGCCTCAAAGGGCCTGTTATCCGGCATGTTCCCTTCCCTCCAGGCAGCTATCCGCCACCGCTTTGGCCGCCTCGGGGCGGGCGAGGCCACGGGCCGCCTCGCCCATGGCCGCCAGCGCCTCCCGATCGGCTAGCCGATTCCTCAACAGACCGATGACCTCCCGGCCCTCCCATTCCTCCTGGGTCAGGCACACCGCTGCGCCGCGGTCCACCAGGGCCTCCGCGTTCTTGCGCTGGTGATCGTCCACCGCGTGGGGGAAGGGCACCAGCACGGCGGGCACGCCGGCCGCCTCCAGCTCGGCCACCGTGGCCGCCCCGGCGCGGCAGAACACCAGGTCGCACCAGGCGTAGGCGGCGGCCATGTCCTCGATGAAGGGCGTGACCGTGGCCTCCAGCCCGGCGTCGGCATAGGCCCGCTCCACGGCCTCCCCCTCGTCCCGCCCGGCCTGGTGCCAGACGGTGACCGGCCGCTCCTCCGCCAGGCCGGCCAGGCACGGGGGCACCTCGCGGTTCAGGAAGCGTGCCCCCTGGCTGCCGCCGAACACCAGCACCCGCAAGGGGCCGCCGCGCTCGGCGTACCGCCTTGCCGGCTCCTCCAGGCCCAGCAGCTCCGTCCGCACCGGCGTGCCCACCCAGCGGGCCCGGGGACCCAGACGCTCGGCCGCCTCCGGGAACCCGGTCAGGATGCGGGTCGCCAGGCGGCGCAGCAAACGGATGGCGAGCCCGGGCACGGCGTTCTGCTCGTGCAGCACCAGGGGGCGCCGCGTCACCCAGGCCCCCAGGCCCGCCGGCGCGGCCACGTAGCCGCCCATGGCCAGCACCGCCGCCGGGCGCAGGCGCAGCAGGGTGCGCCCCGCCGCCGCCACGGCCCGGCCCAGGGCCCAGGGAAGCGCCGCCCAGCGCCGCCAACCGCTGCCCCGCAGGCCACGCATCTCCAGGCGGTGCAAGGGGTAGCCGGCGGCGGGAACGGCGCGGGCCTCCACCCCGGCGCCGGTCCCCACGAAATGGACCTCCACGCCCCGTCGGCTCAGCTCATCGGCCACCGCCAGGGCCGGGAAGACGTGGCCGCCGGTGCCGCCCGCGGCGATGACCACGCGCACCGGGCCCTGCCCCCTGCGGGCCTTCTCGGGCCGGAGGTCGCCGCGCGGCCCCGTCACGCCGCCGCCCCCGCCAGCTGCCGGGGAGCGGCCCGGCCGCCTCCCGTTCCCCGGCCCGGCCGGTGGAGATCAATGGAGGCCAGGATGCCGAGGGCGGCCAGGGTGGTCACCAGGCTGGAGCCGCCGTAGCTCATCAGCGGCAGGGTCAGCCCCTTGGTGGGGAGCAGGCCCAGATTGACCCCCATGTGGGCGAGCGCCTGGAAGCCCAGGAGGAAGGTGATCCCCTGGGCCACCAGGCGGCCGTAGGCATCCCCGGCCCGCTCGGCGATGACGAAGCCGCGCCGGACCACCACGCCATAGAGGACCAGCACCGCCAGCGTCCCTACCAGCCCCAGCTCTTCGCCCACCACGGCGAACATGAAATCGGTATGGGGCTCGGGGAGGTAGAACAGCTTCTGGATGCCGTCCCCCAGACCCACCCCGCCGTACTCGCCGCGCCCGAAGGCGATCAGGGACTGGCGCAGCTGGAACCCCGAATCCAGGGGATCGGCCCAGGGGTCCAGAAAGGCCACCACCCGCTGGTAGCGGTAGTCGCTGCCGAACACCGCCCAGGCAGCGAAGGGCAGGACGCCCAGGGCGGCCGCCAGCAGGTGGCGCAGGCGGATGCCGCCGAGGAAGCCCATCACCAGCCCCGTGCCCACCACCAGGGCGGCGGCGCCGAAGTCCGGCTCCAGCAGCAACAGGGCCGCCGACAGCCCCGCGATCACCAGGATGGGCAGGAGGCCGTGGACGAAGGTGCCGAGCTGCGCCTCCCCCTTGCGCACCAGATAGCTGCCCAGGTAGAGAATGAACGCCACCTTGAACGGCTCCGAGACCTGGACCCGGGCCACCCCCAGGTCCAGCCAACGGGCGGCCCCCGCCACCCGCTCCCCCACCCCGGGGATCAGCACCAGCACCAGGGCGATCAGCCCCGCCAGCAGCACGAAGGGGGCTAGGCGCCGCCACACCTCCGGCGGAGTCAGGGTGCAGGCGGCTCCCACCGCCAGGCCCAGCAGGATATAGACCAGCTGCCTGCCCACCACGTAAAAGGAGCTGCCCACCTGTTCCGTGGCCAGGGGCGCCGAGGCGGAATAGACCATCACCAGCCCCAGGCCGAGCAGGGCCGCCACCGCCCCCAGCAGGGGCGGGTCCGGGAGGACGCGCCGCCACTGGATATCAGCGGAAGGCATGGTTCTCCTCCAGGGCCGTCACCGCCCGCCGGAAGTCCTCCCCGCGGGCCGCGAAGCCGGGATACTGGTCGAAGCTGGTGCAGCCCGGCGAGAGCACCACCGTGTCCCCCGCCTCCGCCACCGCGGCGGCCCGGCACACGGCGGCGTGCAGGTCGCCGGCCTGGTGGACCGGGGTCGCCCCGTCGATGGCGGCGGCGATCTCCCCGGCGGCCTCGCCGATCAGCACCGCCTCCCGGCAGCGCTCCGCCAGCAGGGGGCGCAGGACCGTGAAATCCCCGCCCTTGTTGATGCCGCCGGCGATCCACACCCAGCGTCCCGGCAGCCCCTCCAGGGCGGAGGCCACGGCCCCCACGTTGGTGCCCTTGGAATCGTTCACATACCGCACTCCGCCCACGGTGGCCACCAGCTCCATGCGGTGGGGGAGCCCACGGAATCCCCGCATGGCGTCCGCCAGGGCCTCAGGCTCCAGGCCGGCGGCCCGTCCGGCGGCCAGGGCAGCCAGGGCGTTCTGGCGGTTGGGGATCCCCACCAGGGGCCACTCGGCCTCCGGCAGCACCGGCTCGGGGCCCTCCGGACCCCCCAGGGCCAGCCACGGGCCGTCCGCCCGCTCCACTCGCCCGGCCCCGCCGGCCGCCGGGGCGCCGGCGCCAAACCAGGCCCGCCGCACCTCCGCCGGCACCGCCTGCGCCCGCTCCCGCACCTCCGGATCGTCGGCGTTCAGCACCGCGGTGTCGCCCTCACCCATGTTGCGGAACAGGGCCAGCTTGGCGTCGAAGTACGCCACCTCGTCCGGATAACGGTCCAGGTGATCGGCGCTCAGGTTCAGCAGCACGGCCACTCCGGGCCGGAAGCGGTCCAGGCCCTCGGCCTGGAAGCTGGAGACCTCCAGCACGTAGGCGTCGGGAGCGGCACCGTCCAGGAGGTCCAGGGCAGGGGTCCCCAGGTTGCCGCCCACGCGCACCGAGCGGCCCGCCGCCTCGAACATGGCACCGACCAGGGTAGTCACGGTGCTCTTGCCGTTGGAGCCGGTGATGGCCACCACCGGGGCCCCGGCGTAGCGACCGAACAGCTCCACGTCGCCGATCACAGGCACCCCCGCCGCCCGGGCCCGCTGCAGGGCCGCCTCCGTCGGCGGGACGCCGGGGCTGGCCACCACCAGGTCCTGGGCCGCCAGAAGGTCGCCGTCGAGGCCGCCCAGGGACAGCCCCCCAGCCAAAACCTCGTTGCGGTCCAGACCCTCCAGCCCCGGGGGATCCTGACGGCTGTCGGTGAGCGCCACGCGAGCGCCCGCCGCCTGCAGGAAGCGCACGGCGCTCCGGCCCGTGCTGCCCGCCCCCACCACGGCCACGCGCCACCCGGCCAGGTCGGCGCGGGCGGCGGCGGGAATCCGGGGGGCTTCGGCGGTCATGACGATCTCGCGCTCCCTAGCGGATCTTCAGCGTGGACAAGGCCACCAGGACGAGGATCACCGTGATGATCCAGAACCGCACCACGATGCGCGGCTCCGGCCAGCCCTGCAGCTCAAAGTGGTGGTGCAACGGCGCCATGCGGAACACCCGCCGGCCGGTGAGCTTGTAGGAGGCCACCTGGATCATCACCGACAGGGTTTCCACCACGAAGATGCCGGCCATGATGACCAGCTCGATCTCCTGGCGGGCGACCACGGCCATCAGCCCCAGCGCGGCGCCCAGGGCCAGGGCCCCCACGTCGCCCATGAACACCTGGGCCGGGTAGGCGTTGAACCACAGAAAGCCCAGCCCGCCGCCGATCAGCGCCCCGCAGATCACCGCCATCTCCCCCGCGCCGTCCACATGGGGGATCTGCAGGTATTCGGCGAATCCCAGGTGGCCCGTGACGTAGGCGAAGATCCCCAGGCCGAAGGCGATCATCAGGGCCGGGAAGATGGCCAGCCCGTCCAGACCGTCGGTGAGGTTTACCGCGTTGGAGGTCCCCACCACCACGAGCACGGTTAGCGGGATGTAGACGATCCCCAGCGGGATCAGGGCGTCCTTGATGAAGGGCAGCGCCAGGGCCGTGTCCACGGGGGCGTCGGCCAGGCTGTACATGTACACGGCGGCCGCCGTGGCCACCAGGAGCTGCCCCCCCATCTTGTTGGCCGCCCCGATGCCCCGAGGGTCCTGCTTGGCCAGCTTGAGGTAGTCGTCCACCAGGCCGATCACCCCGTAGGCCGCGGTGGCCAGCAGCACCACCCACACATAGCGGTTGCTGAGGTCCGCCCACAGCAGCGTGGGCACCACCAGCGCCACCAGGATCAGGGTCCCTCCCATGGTGGGCGTTCCCGCCTTGGGCAGGTGGCTCTCGGGGCCTTCCTCCCGCACGGTCTGGCCGATGTTGTAGCGGCTCAGCCGCGCGATCATCCACGGCCCCACCAGGAAGGACAGGATCAGCGCCGTGAGCGTCGCCGCGATGGTGCGGAAGGTGATGAACTGGAACAGGGAGAAGCCGGGCAAGTCCCCCCATTGTTCGAATAGCAGGTGATACAGCACCTAGTCGTCTCCCCTAAGGCGGGCCACCAGCCTCTCCAGCCGCATGGTCCGCGACCCCTTTACCAGCACCCGGTCCCCGCTCGCCGCCTCGGTCTCCAGGATGTCCGCGGCCTCCTCCCAGTCGGCGACGCTCCGCGCGGCCGCGCCGAAGCCCCGGGCGGCCTCGCCGGCGAGGGCGCCGACCCCGATGAGCGCGTCCACGCCGAGGGCCCGGGCCTGCTCCCCCGCCCGGTGGTGGTGCTCGGCCCCGGAGGGTCCGAGCTCCCCCATGTCCCCCAGGACCAGCCAGGTACGGCCCGGGCCCTCGGCGAGCACCTCCAGGGCCGCCTCCAGGGAGGCGGGGTTGGCGTTGTACGTGTCGTCCAGGACGGTAAGGCCCGCCCGGCCCCGGCGCAAACGCAGCCGCCCTTCCACGGGGGCGACCGTTTCGAGGGCGCGGGCCACGTCCGCCGCAGAAATGCCCAGGGCGGCGGCCGCGGCGGCCGCCGCCAAGGCGTTGCGCGCGTTGTGGCGGCCCGGCAGGGGCAGGCGGGCCTCCGCCTCCCCATCGGGCAGCCGCAGCCACAGGCGCCCGCCATCGCCCTCCGGCGCCCATTCCCCCTGCACCTCCGCCGGGGCCTCCAGGCCGAAACGCAGCACCGGTCCGGGCGCCGCGCGGGCCCACTGCTCCCCGAAGGGGGAATCGGCGTTCAGAACCGCCACCCCCTCGCGACCCAGACCGTGCAGGAGACGGCCCTTCTCCTCCGCCACCCGCTCCAGGGACCCCAGGCCCTCCAGGTGTGCGGCGGCGGCGTTGGTGATGACCGCCACGTCCGGCCGGATCGCCGACGCCAAGCGGTCCATCTCCCCGGGCTGGTTGATGCCCGCCTCCACCACCGCGTAGCGGTGCTCCGGCCCCAGTCCGAACAGGGTCAGGGGCACGCCCACCGTGTTGTTCCAGTTGCCGGGGGTGGCGTGGCTCAGGCCCCCGGCGGCGCCCAGCACCGCCCCCAGCATCTCCTTGACCGTGGTCTTACCGCAGCTGCCGGTCACCGCCACCACCGAAGCCGGCAGACTGCGCCGCCAGCCGGCGGCCAGATCCAGCACCCCCTGGCCGGTGTCGGGCACCTCCACCCGGGGCAGATCACCGGCCGCCGCGCCCCGTTCCACCAGGGCCGCCGCGGCGCCCGCCTCGCGGGCCGCGTCGAGGTGGTCGTGGCCGTCGAAGCGCTCCCCGCGCAGGGCCACGAACAGGGCCCCGGGCCGGAGGCGACGGGTATCGGTATCCACTTCCGACACCACGGCCTCGCCGTGGCGGCGACCGCCGGTCCATTCCGCCACCTCAGCCAGATTCATCATGGCCCGCGGCCTCCCGGAAGCTCGCCAGCCAATGGCGGACCGCCTCTCGGTCGCTGAAGGGTATGCGGTGCCCGGCCAGCTCCTGCTCCCGCTCGTGGCCCTTGCCGGCGATCACCACCGCGTCTCCCGCGCCAGCCGCCTCCAGGGCGTGCTCGATGGCCGCCCCGCGGTCCGGGATCGCCACCGGCTCGCTCTCTCCCATTCCGGCCCGGATCGCCGCGATGATCCCCTCGGGGTCCTCGCCGCGCGGGTTGTCCGAGGTGAGCACCACCTCCTGGCAGAGGCGTGCCGCCACCGCGCCCATGGCCGGCCGCTTCTCCGTGTCCCGCTCCCCGCCGCACCCAAAGACGCACCACAGGGAGCCCTCCGTGAGCTCCCGGGCCCCCTCGAGGGTGCGCTCGAGGGCGTCGGCGGTATGGGCGTAATCCACCCAGATCCGGGCCCCGCGGGGCGTCGTACCCAGGTTCTCCATACGGCCGGGCACCGGGGGCGCGACCGAGAGGCGCCGCCCCACCTCGGCGGGCTCCAGCCCCAGGGCGAGGCCGGCGGCCACCGCCGCGAGCAGGTTGGACAGGTTCACCCGGCCTACCAAGGCAGAGCGCACCGCAACCTCGCCTCGGGGGGTGGCGGCCCGCAGGCGGATCCCCTCCGGGCCGCACTCCGCCTGCTCCATGCGCACGCCCCCCACCTCCAGGCCGTACCGCCAAAGGGGGACCCCGGGGGCCACCGCCGCGGCGAAGTCCCCACTCGCGGGGTCCTCGGCGTTGATCACGGCAAAGCTCAGCCCCGGACGCTCCAGCAGCCGCCGCTTGGCCGCCCGGTAGGCGCCCAGATCCCCGTGGTAGTCCAGGTGCTCCGGCGTCAGATTGGTCCAGACGGCCCCGGTCAGCGTGGTGCCGGCGAGCCGCTCCTGGTCGAGGGCGTGGGAACTGGCCTCCATGGCCACCCCCGTCACCCCCTCAGTACGCAGGTAGCCCAGGCGCTCCTGCAGGGTCACGGCATCCGGGGTGGTCTCCCCGGAGGGGTGCAGGGCGTCGGGCCGCCCCCAGCCGAGGGTGCCGATCACCGCCCCGTCGTCGAACAGGGCCGCCAGCAGCCAGGCCAGGGTGGTCTTGCCGTTGGTCCCAGTTACCCCCACCACCGGCAGGTCCCGGGACGGATGGTCCGCCAGGCGCGCCGCCGCCTCGCCCAGGAGCCGCCGGGCCCCGGGATGCACCGCCAGCGGCGCCTCCGGCGGCAGATCCACCGCGCGCTCCGCCACCACGCCCACCGCCCCGGCGGCGATGGCCTCGCCGATGTAGTCGTGGCCGTCGGCCGTCGTCCCCTGGAGGGCGAAGAACAGGGTGCCGGGGCGC comes from Thiohalorhabdus denitrificans and encodes:
- the murG gene encoding undecaprenyldiphospho-muramoylpentapeptide beta-N-acetylglucosaminyltransferase, which codes for MRVVIAAGGTGGHVFPALAVADELSRRGVEVHFVGTGAGVEARAVPAAGYPLHRLEMRGLRGSGWRRWAALPWALGRAVAAAGRTLLRLRPAAVLAMGGYVAAPAGLGAWVTRRPLVLHEQNAVPGLAIRLLRRLATRILTGFPEAAERLGPRARWVGTPVRTELLGLEEPARRYAERGGPLRVLVFGGSQGARFLNREVPPCLAGLAEERPVTVWHQAGRDEGEAVERAYADAGLEATVTPFIEDMAAAYAWCDLVFCRAGAATVAELEAAGVPAVLVPFPHAVDDHQRKNAEALVDRGAAVCLTQEEWEGREVIGLLRNRLADREALAAMGEAARGLARPEAAKAVADSCLEGREHAG
- the ftsW gene encoding putative lipid II flippase FtsW — encoded protein: MPSADIQWRRVLPDPPLLGAVAALLGLGLVMVYSASAPLATEQVGSSFYVVGRQLVYILLGLAVGAACTLTPPEVWRRLAPFVLLAGLIALVLVLIPGVGERVAGAARWLDLGVARVQVSEPFKVAFILYLGSYLVRKGEAQLGTFVHGLLPILVIAGLSAALLLLEPDFGAAALVVGTGLVMGFLGGIRLRHLLAAALGVLPFAAWAVFGSDYRYQRVVAFLDPWADPLDSGFQLRQSLIAFGRGEYGGVGLGDGIQKLFYLPEPHTDFMFAVVGEELGLVGTLAVLVLYGVVVRRGFVIAERAGDAYGRLVAQGITFLLGFQALAHMGVNLGLLPTKGLTLPLMSYGGSSLVTTLAALGILASIDLHRPGRGTGGGRAAPRQLAGAAA
- the murD gene encoding UDP-N-acetylmuramoyl-L-alanine--D-glutamate ligase, translating into MTAEAPRIPAAARADLAGWRVAVVGAGSTGRSAVRFLQAAGARVALTDSRQDPPGLEGLDRNEVLAGGLSLGGLDGDLLAAQDLVVASPGVPPTEAALQRARAAGVPVIGDVELFGRYAGAPVVAITGSNGKSTVTTLVGAMFEAAGRSVRVGGNLGTPALDLLDGAAPDAYVLEVSSFQAEGLDRFRPGVAVLLNLSADHLDRYPDEVAYFDAKLALFRNMGEGDTAVLNADDPEVRERAQAVPAEVRRAWFGAGAPAAGGAGRVERADGPWLALGGPEGPEPVLPEAEWPLVGIPNRQNALAALAAGRAAGLEPEALADAMRGFRGLPHRMELVATVGGVRYVNDSKGTNVGAVASALEGLPGRWVWIAGGINKGGDFTVLRPLLAERCREAVLIGEAAGEIAAAIDGATPVHQAGDLHAAVCRAAAVAEAGDTVVLSPGCTSFDQYPGFAARGEDFRRAVTALEENHAFR
- the mraY gene encoding phospho-N-acetylmuramoyl-pentapeptide-transferase gives rise to the protein MLYHLLFEQWGDLPGFSLFQFITFRTIAATLTALILSFLVGPWMIARLSRYNIGQTVREEGPESHLPKAGTPTMGGTLILVALVVPTLLWADLSNRYVWVVLLATAAYGVIGLVDDYLKLAKQDPRGIGAANKMGGQLLVATAAAVYMYSLADAPVDTALALPFIKDALIPLGIVYIPLTVLVVVGTSNAVNLTDGLDGLAIFPALMIAFGLGIFAYVTGHLGFAEYLQIPHVDGAGEMAVICGALIGGGLGFLWFNAYPAQVFMGDVGALALGAALGLMAVVARQEIELVIMAGIFVVETLSVMIQVASYKLTGRRVFRMAPLHHHFELQGWPEPRIVVRFWIITVILVLVALSTLKIR
- a CDS encoding UDP-N-acetylmuramoyl-tripeptide--D-alanyl-D-alanine ligase codes for the protein MMNLAEVAEWTGGRRHGEAVVSEVDTDTRRLRPGALFVALRGERFDGHDHLDAAREAGAAAALVERGAAAGDLPRVEVPDTGQGVLDLAAGWRRSLPASVVAVTGSCGKTTVKEMLGAVLGAAGGLSHATPGNWNNTVGVPLTLFGLGPEHRYAVVEAGINQPGEMDRLASAIRPDVAVITNAAAAHLEGLGSLERVAEEKGRLLHGLGREGVAVLNADSPFGEQWARAAPGPVLRFGLEAPAEVQGEWAPEGDGGRLWLRLPDGEAEARLPLPGRHNARNALAAAAAAAALGISAADVARALETVAPVEGRLRLRRGRAGLTVLDDTYNANPASLEAALEVLAEGPGRTWLVLGDMGELGPSGAEHHHRAGEQARALGVDALIGVGALAGEAARGFGAAARSVADWEEAADILETEAASGDRVLVKGSRTMRLERLVARLRGDD
- a CDS encoding UDP-N-acetylmuramoyl-L-alanyl-D-glutamate--2,6-diaminopimelate ligase, translating into MRWEQLVPEAVAEGAGWLPVEAVAADSRAVRPGTLFFALQGTTADGHDYIGEAIAAGAVGVVAERAVDLPPEAPLAVHPGARRLLGEAAARLADHPSRDLPVVGVTGTNGKTTLAWLLAALFDDGAVIGTLGWGRPDALHPSGETTPDAVTLQERLGYLRTEGVTGVAMEASSHALDQERLAGTTLTGAVWTNLTPEHLDYHGDLGAYRAAKRRLLERPGLSFAVINAEDPASGDFAAAVAPGVPLWRYGLEVGGVRMEQAECGPEGIRLRAATPRGEVAVRSALVGRVNLSNLLAAVAAGLALGLEPAEVGRRLSVAPPVPGRMENLGTTPRGARIWVDYAHTADALERTLEGARELTEGSLWCVFGCGGERDTEKRPAMGAVAARLCQEVVLTSDNPRGEDPEGIIAAIRAGMGESEPVAIPDRGAAIEHALEAAGAGDAVVIAGKGHEREQELAGHRIPFSDREAVRHWLASFREAAGHDESG